From one Rubrobacter xylanophilus genomic stretch:
- a CDS encoding LLM class F420-dependent oxidoreductase, with product MIEVAIMIEGQDGIDWPRWKKIVRTVEDSGYAALHRSDHFTNPSGPVKDALELWTSLTWLAENTERIEFGPLVTPVSFRHPVITAWQAAAVDNLAGGRLRLGLGAGWQEREHEAFGFDLLDTERRFARFEEGLEVVTRLLRGTEPASFEGKFYRLREALLLPRPARPGGPPIVIGGNGVRRTLPLAARYADEWNGLFLDAKGFAGLSARLDGMLEEAGRRPEEVRRSLMVRAVFGRTERRVREKLGGVSREDLEAQGAVVGTAGEFVERLGELQEAGAQRVMLQWLETEDLEGMEELASEVLPQL from the coding sequence GTGATCGAAGTCGCGATCATGATCGAGGGCCAGGACGGGATAGACTGGCCGCGCTGGAAGAAGATCGTGCGGACCGTCGAGGACTCCGGCTACGCCGCGCTCCACCGCTCGGACCACTTCACGAACCCCTCGGGACCCGTGAAGGACGCCCTGGAGCTGTGGACCTCGCTCACCTGGCTCGCGGAGAACACCGAGCGCATCGAGTTCGGGCCGCTGGTGACGCCGGTCTCCTTCCGGCACCCCGTGATCACGGCCTGGCAGGCCGCTGCCGTGGACAACCTCGCCGGTGGACGCCTCAGGCTCGGGCTCGGGGCCGGCTGGCAGGAGCGCGAACACGAGGCCTTCGGCTTCGATCTGCTGGACACCGAACGGCGCTTCGCCCGCTTCGAGGAGGGGCTCGAGGTCGTAACGCGGCTTCTGCGGGGCACGGAGCCCGCCTCGTTCGAGGGGAAGTTCTACCGGCTGCGCGAGGCGTTGCTGCTGCCGCGCCCGGCCCGCCCCGGCGGCCCCCCGATCGTCATCGGGGGCAACGGGGTGCGCCGGACGCTGCCGCTCGCCGCCCGCTACGCCGACGAGTGGAACGGCCTCTTCCTGGACGCGAAGGGGTTCGCCGGGCTCAGCGCCCGGCTGGACGGGATGCTGGAGGAGGCCGGACGGCGGCCTGAGGAGGTGCGCCGGTCGCTGATGGTGCGCGCCGTCTTCGGGCGCACGGAGCGGCGGGTGCGGGAGAAACTCGGCGGCGTCTCGAGGGAGGACCTGGAGGCGCAGGGCGCCGTCGTGGGGACCGCCGGCGAGTTCGTCGAGCGGCTGGGGGAGCTGCAGGAGGCTGGGGCGCAGCGGGTCATGCTGCAGTGGCTGGAGACGGAGGATCTGGAGGGCATGGAGGAGCTGGCCTCGGAGGTGCTGCCGCAGCTGTAG
- a CDS encoding DUF427 domain-containing protein gives MSLTIGTGPFGPQGGEFNFEVKAPRGHVLYFEDSPRQVRVELGGETVADSRRMKLLHEAGLLPVYYFPEEDVRMELLERTDHTTRCPFKGEAVYWTVRAGGKTAQNAAWAYPEPLEGAPRLGGYIAFYWDRMDRWFEEDEEVDVHPRDPYHRIDVLRSSRHVRISVNGEPVAESRRPVILFETGLPPRYYIPREDFREELLVPSESTSVCPYKGVASYWSVRAGDRTEEDVVWSYPEPRRDAEKVRGLLCFFNERVELEVDGEVQERPVTQWSR, from the coding sequence ATGTCGCTGACGATCGGCACCGGCCCCTTCGGGCCGCAGGGCGGGGAGTTCAACTTCGAGGTGAAGGCCCCCCGGGGGCACGTCCTCTATTTCGAGGACTCCCCTAGGCAGGTTCGGGTGGAGCTCGGCGGCGAGACGGTCGCCGACAGTCGCCGGATGAAGCTTTTGCACGAGGCTGGCCTGCTCCCGGTCTACTACTTCCCCGAGGAGGACGTGCGGATGGAGCTCCTGGAGAGGACGGATCACACCACCCGCTGCCCGTTCAAGGGCGAGGCGGTCTACTGGACGGTCCGCGCAGGGGGGAAGACGGCGCAGAACGCGGCCTGGGCCTACCCGGAGCCGCTGGAGGGAGCCCCGCGCCTCGGCGGGTACATCGCCTTCTACTGGGACCGGATGGACCGCTGGTTCGAGGAGGACGAGGAGGTGGACGTCCATCCCAGGGACCCCTACCACCGGATAGACGTCCTCCGGAGCTCCCGGCACGTGAGGATCTCCGTGAACGGCGAGCCCGTCGCCGAGTCGCGGCGTCCCGTGATCCTCTTCGAGACGGGCCTGCCGCCGCGCTACTACATCCCGCGCGAGGACTTCAGGGAGGAGCTGCTGGTCCCGAGCGAGTCCACCTCGGTCTGCCCGTACAAGGGGGTGGCCTCCTACTGGTCGGTGCGGGCGGGGGACCGCACCGAGGAGGACGTGGTCTGGAGCTACCCGGAACCGCGCCGGGACGCCGAGAAGGTGCGGGGCCTGCTCTGCTTCTTCAACGAGCGGGTGGAGCTGGAGGTGGACGGCGAGGTGCAGGAGCGCCCCGTGACCCAGTGGTCCCGCTGA
- a CDS encoding alpha/beta hydrolase, translating to MDAGDRRAGRTKPRKIQLLVLAGAALAAVLLALFFWPWVAAQIRAVVVLSAVLRPPLLTPAVTALTPEPAVSDREVAGVPTLVARPGEGGEGPALVFVNGAVPPGRHEPNVRRLARGLARAGYEVYVPDVPGLRSGEISPSTVEATVEVSRRAARDSGGVGLAGVSVGASIALLAAEDPGLNERVSVVAGIAPYTDLETVLRLATTGTYLRGGEPVPYGTPPYLRLVVARSLVAMLPPGEDRRALMRRLPSLESYYPPQLVDDDPLAALRAFVAGRGEELGPAAQSVARLLVNEDPERFDGLFADLPPRMRRLVDELSPLAGAERLRAPVYVASAPRDKYFPLSESRRLDRASPRVSLTVTRALTHAIPHPSPDDLSAFARLDAFVVQSLRASAEGAPQRGQQDAGPEQGLRGGEQVLHLQQRPGRALVLRRQAQHLLRDPV from the coding sequence GTGGATGCGGGGGACCGAAGGGCGGGGAGGACAAAGCCCCGCAAGATCCAGCTCCTCGTGCTGGCCGGGGCGGCGCTCGCCGCGGTTCTCCTCGCCCTCTTCTTCTGGCCGTGGGTTGCGGCGCAGATCCGGGCGGTGGTGGTGCTCTCGGCGGTCCTCCGGCCGCCGCTGCTCACCCCCGCCGTCACCGCCCTCACCCCGGAGCCCGCCGTCTCCGACCGCGAGGTGGCGGGGGTGCCCACGCTGGTCGCCCGGCCGGGAGAGGGAGGGGAGGGCCCGGCGCTCGTCTTCGTCAACGGGGCGGTTCCGCCGGGACGCCACGAGCCCAACGTCCGGCGGCTCGCCCGGGGGCTCGCCCGTGCGGGCTACGAGGTCTACGTCCCGGACGTGCCGGGGCTGAGGAGCGGTGAGATCTCACCGTCCACCGTGGAGGCGACGGTGGAGGTGTCTCGCCGGGCCGCACGGGACTCCGGGGGCGTCGGGCTCGCTGGGGTCTCGGTGGGGGCCTCCATCGCGCTTCTGGCCGCGGAGGATCCGGGGCTGAACGAGCGGGTCTCCGTCGTCGCCGGCATCGCCCCCTACACCGACCTCGAGACCGTGCTGCGGCTGGCCACCACCGGGACCTACCTGCGCGGCGGCGAGCCCGTGCCCTACGGGACGCCGCCCTACCTGCGTCTGGTGGTCGCCCGCTCGCTGGTCGCCATGCTCCCTCCCGGTGAGGACCGGCGGGCCCTGATGCGCCGCCTGCCCTCCCTGGAGAGCTACTATCCGCCGCAGCTGGTGGACGACGATCCGCTCGCGGCCCTGCGCGCCTTCGTCGCCGGGCGTGGGGAAGAGCTCGGTCCCGCCGCCCAGAGCGTCGCCCGGCTCCTCGTCAACGAGGATCCGGAGCGCTTCGACGGGCTCTTCGCCGACCTCCCGCCACGCATGAGGCGGCTGGTCGACGAGCTCTCGCCGCTCGCCGGGGCGGAGAGGCTCCGGGCCCCGGTGTACGTGGCCTCCGCCCCCCGCGACAAGTACTTCCCGCTCTCCGAGTCGCGCCGGCTGGACCGAGCTTCGCCGCGGGTGAGCCTGACCGTCACCCGGGCGCTCACCCACGCCATCCCCCACCCCTCCCCCGACGACCTCTCTGCCTTCGCTCGGCTCGACGCCTTCGTGGTCCAGTCGCTGCGGGCCTCAGCCGAGGGAGCGCCGCAGCGCGGGCAGCAAGATGCCGGGCCTGAGCAGGGCCTGCGGGGGGGCGAGCAGGTTCTTCACCTCCAGCAGCGCCCGGGCCGTGCGCTCGTCCTCCGTCGCCAGGCGCAGCACCTCCTCCGAGACCCGGTGTAG
- a CDS encoding class I SAM-dependent methyltransferase produces the protein MGAGLDLTRRALFVRAMISSPRQVGAVWPTSRRAVRGLLDMADLGGARTVLEFGVGTGVYTAEILRRVPPDARVLGFEVDGRLLRAVAARLQDPRLTLVNDSAEHAERYLRGGAADVIVSSLPFTTLPAATREAILDLSCRLLDPGGSFLVLQYSPAVLGGLRRRFGRVRRRLCLPNLPPAFLFACEGPRTEGGR, from the coding sequence TTGGGTGCCGGATTGGATCTGACCCGCCGCGCGCTGTTCGTGCGCGCCATGATCTCCAGCCCCCGGCAGGTCGGGGCGGTATGGCCGACCTCCCGCCGGGCGGTGCGGGGCCTGCTGGACATGGCCGACCTCGGCGGGGCGCGCACGGTGCTCGAGTTCGGTGTTGGCACCGGGGTGTACACCGCCGAGATCCTGCGCCGGGTCCCACCCGACGCGCGGGTTCTGGGCTTCGAGGTGGACGGTCGGCTCTTGCGGGCGGTCGCCGCCCGGCTCCAGGACCCCCGCCTCACGCTGGTGAACGACTCGGCCGAGCACGCGGAGCGCTACCTCCGCGGGGGGGCGGCGGACGTCATCGTGAGCAGCCTCCCCTTCACCACCCTGCCCGCCGCCACCCGGGAGGCGATCCTGGACCTCTCCTGCCGGCTTCTGGACCCCGGGGGCTCCTTCCTCGTCCTCCAGTACTCCCCGGCGGTGCTCGGGGGGCTGCGGCGGCGCTTCGGGCGAGTGCGGCGCCGGCTGTGCCTTCCGAACCTCCCCCCGGCCTTCCTGTTCGCCTGCGAGGGGCCCCGGACGGAGGGCGGGCGGTGA
- a CDS encoding phosphatidylserine decarboxylase: protein MSRRSWAVARPYVLGALLPGLALLSAGRRSGWWFVGLAGALLLFFRDPERRAVRRPGVVYAAADGVISAVEPAEDPWLGGRAVRIVTFLSLYDVHVTRSPLAGEVAALEKEEGGHLPAFLGGAGRNSGYRVCLEGPDGRAAVEMRAGMVARRITPWIGEGEPVKAGQRLGLIHLGSRTDVLLPAAGTEVIVRPGQRVRAGVSPLARREDGR, encoded by the coding sequence GTGAGCCGGCGCAGCTGGGCCGTCGCCCGGCCCTACGTCCTCGGCGCGCTCCTGCCGGGGCTCGCCCTGCTCTCCGCCGGGAGGCGCTCCGGGTGGTGGTTCGTGGGGCTCGCCGGCGCGCTGCTCCTCTTCTTCCGGGACCCCGAACGAAGGGCCGTCCGGCGGCCGGGCGTGGTCTATGCTGCGGCGGACGGTGTGATCTCGGCGGTCGAACCCGCCGAGGATCCCTGGCTCGGGGGACGGGCGGTGCGGATCGTCACCTTCCTCTCGCTGTACGACGTGCACGTCACGCGCAGCCCCCTCGCTGGGGAGGTCGCCGCGCTGGAGAAGGAGGAGGGGGGACACCTCCCCGCCTTTCTCGGGGGCGCCGGGAGGAATTCGGGCTACAGGGTGTGCCTGGAGGGGCCGGACGGGCGCGCCGCCGTCGAGATGCGGGCCGGGATGGTCGCCCGCAGGATAACGCCGTGGATCGGGGAGGGCGAGCCGGTGAAGGCCGGGCAGCGGCTCGGCCTCATACACCTCGGCTCCCGCACCGACGTTCTCCTCCCGGCGGCGGGGACCGAGGTGATAGTCCGGCCGGGACAGCGGGTGAGGGCCGGGGTCTCCCCGCTCGCCCGCAGGGAGGACGGGCGGTGA
- the pssA gene encoding CDP-diacylglycerol--serine O-phosphatidyltransferase: MLRLPSLITCAGLVCGFVGLLFAVRHDFGRAALLVGIAALLDALDGLFARRRGSECEFGTNLDSLADLVSFGVVPALALYLQALHRLEGLGVAASAAFVVCGALRLARFPLVKSDRWFVGLPIPPAGVALAALCVVEPPPLAAALAAAGLAALMVSRLPFPTLAGLAALGRGRTSRFAGRPD; encoded by the coding sequence ATGCTCCGCCTGCCGTCGCTCATCACCTGCGCCGGGCTCGTGTGCGGGTTCGTCGGGCTGCTTTTCGCCGTCCGCCACGACTTCGGGCGGGCGGCGCTGCTGGTGGGCATTGCGGCCCTGCTCGACGCGCTGGACGGGCTGTTCGCCCGCCGCCGCGGAAGCGAATGCGAGTTCGGGACCAACCTGGACTCGCTCGCCGACCTCGTCTCCTTCGGGGTGGTCCCCGCCCTCGCGCTCTACCTGCAGGCCCTGCACCGGCTCGAGGGTCTCGGCGTCGCGGCCTCCGCGGCGTTCGTGGTGTGCGGGGCGCTGCGCCTCGCCCGCTTCCCGCTGGTGAAGAGCGACCGCTGGTTCGTGGGGCTGCCCATCCCCCCGGCGGGGGTGGCGCTCGCCGCCCTCTGCGTGGTCGAGCCGCCGCCCCTCGCGGCGGCGCTCGCCGCGGCCGGGCTCGCCGCGCTCATGGTCAGCAGGCTTCCCTTCCCCACCCTCGCCGGGCTCGCCGCGCTCGGGCGCGGGCGGACCTCGCGCTTCGCCGGGCGTCCGGACTAA
- a CDS encoding cold-shock protein gives MAQGTVKWFSEEKGYGFISPDDGSEDLFVHYSGIAGEGFKTLEEGARVTYEATRGRKGMQAENVSPL, from the coding sequence ATGGCCCAAGGCACGGTGAAGTGGTTCAGCGAGGAGAAGGGCTACGGCTTCATCTCCCCGGACGACGGGAGCGAGGACCTCTTCGTCCACTACTCCGGGATAGCGGGTGAAGGGTTCAAGACCCTCGAGGAGGGGGCGCGGGTGACCTACGAGGCCACCCGGGGCCGCAAGGGGATGCAGGCGGAGAACGTCTCGCCGCTCTAG
- a CDS encoding TerC family protein, whose translation MNTFPLWAWGGFTALVVLLLVLDLAVLARGSREISFRQAALLSAFWVGVAVVFGVVLFFVAGAGRAAEYFTGYIVEKSLSVDNVFVFALIFSYFAVPSRYQYRVLFWGIVGALVLRGVFILIGAELLERFDWIVYVFGVFLIYTGIRMAMHRDVEVHPERNPVLRLVRRFVPMTKDFQGESFFVRHSGKLLATPLFAVITVVMTTDVIFAVDSIPAIFGITSSAFIVWSTNAFAVLGLRPLYFMLAGMMERFVYLNFGLSVVLVFVGGKFIWSELFGKVPIWVSLPFIAGAIGISIAASLWKTRG comes from the coding sequence ATGAACACCTTCCCGCTGTGGGCCTGGGGCGGGTTCACCGCCCTCGTCGTCCTGCTGCTCGTTCTGGACCTCGCCGTTCTCGCGCGCGGTTCCCGGGAGATCTCCTTCCGGCAGGCCGCCCTGCTCAGCGCGTTCTGGGTCGGGGTGGCGGTGGTCTTCGGGGTGGTGCTGTTCTTCGTGGCCGGCGCGGGGCGGGCCGCGGAGTACTTCACGGGCTACATCGTCGAGAAGAGCCTCTCGGTGGACAACGTCTTCGTCTTCGCGCTCATCTTCTCGTACTTCGCGGTGCCCTCCCGCTACCAGTACCGGGTGCTCTTCTGGGGGATCGTGGGGGCTCTGGTGCTGCGCGGGGTCTTCATCCTCATCGGGGCCGAACTTCTGGAGCGCTTCGACTGGATCGTCTACGTCTTCGGGGTCTTTCTCATCTACACCGGCATCCGGATGGCGATGCACCGCGACGTGGAGGTGCACCCCGAGCGCAATCCCGTCCTCCGGCTCGTGCGCCGCTTCGTGCCCATGACCAAGGACTTCCAGGGGGAGAGTTTTTTCGTCCGGCACTCCGGCAAGCTCCTCGCGACCCCGCTCTTCGCGGTCATCACGGTGGTCATGACCACCGACGTGATCTTCGCCGTCGACTCCATCCCGGCCATCTTCGGCATAACCTCCAGCGCGTTCATCGTGTGGAGCACCAACGCCTTCGCGGTGCTGGGGCTCAGGCCGCTGTACTTCATGCTCGCCGGGATGATGGAGCGCTTCGTCTACCTGAATTTCGGCCTCTCGGTGGTGCTCGTCTTCGTGGGGGGCAAGTTCATCTGGAGCGAGCTCTTCGGTAAGGTGCCCATCTGGGTCTCGCTGCCGTTCATAGCGGGGGCGATCGGGATCTCCATCGCGGCCTCGCTGTGGAAGACCCGGGGCTGA
- the mutS gene encoding DNA mismatch repair protein MutS → MLGRYAELKAQLPPGTILFYQVGTFFETFEEDAKTVSRELSLRLTSREAAGEGRVPLAGVPGHALQEHVAALLRKGHSVAIAEQRQHPTKPRQFTREITQILTPGTVIEDNVLSAGRSNYLATFVVRDGRAGIAVAEASTGEFSGTVVPEAELPAELERWSPREVVVPERTAVEELPRLEARVSTAPRWTFEPSAGEQALRQHFGVASLRGYGLDGSPQLVAAAGALIRYLSTLRGGSPPEQIVSFRRYDPGQAMLLDAATRRNLGLEELISTTDRTRTPMGQRTLRRWLERPLLEASRINQRLEAVDALFPDYMLREGVREHLGSIPDIERIATRIVRLSASPGDLLALRGALEALGPLREALGPAAERSELLRRALAAMEEPPGVRELIAAAISEEEGEIIRPGYSEELDEARSFRDGAHEWLTRFEAEERLKTGLKTLKVGYRDGEGYFIEVAGKEAHRVPPHYEHRKALKHNARYVTVELKEHESRMLTAREEVERLERRILGEIRAAVKEAAPQLQRIARAVAVVDVVASFAAAAAELRYCRPEVTEERGIRISSGRHPVVEHATETPFVPNDARLAGDARLQIITGPNMAGKSVYLRQVALIVLLAQTGSYVPADEARIGVVDRIFTRVGAEDRLASGESTFMVEMTEAAGILNGATERSLVILDEVGRGTSTYDGMSLAWAIAEYLHDDVQALTLFATHYHELTRLADSLPGCRNLKAVVEEVGGEIVFLHRIEPGAESSSYGVHVARLAGLPPRVTDRAQEILSRLEAEGVKGFAG, encoded by the coding sequence ATGCTCGGACGCTACGCCGAACTCAAGGCCCAGCTTCCGCCCGGGACGATCCTCTTCTACCAGGTCGGCACCTTCTTCGAGACCTTCGAGGAGGATGCCAAGACGGTCTCCCGCGAGCTCTCGCTGCGGCTCACCAGCCGGGAGGCCGCCGGTGAGGGGCGGGTTCCGCTGGCGGGGGTGCCGGGGCACGCCCTGCAGGAGCACGTGGCCGCGCTCTTGAGGAAGGGACACTCGGTGGCCATCGCCGAGCAGCGGCAGCATCCCACCAAGCCCCGGCAGTTCACCCGGGAGATCACCCAGATCCTCACCCCCGGCACGGTGATCGAGGACAACGTCCTCTCCGCCGGGAGGTCCAACTACCTGGCCACCTTCGTCGTCCGGGACGGGCGGGCCGGGATAGCGGTGGCGGAGGCCTCGACCGGGGAGTTCTCGGGGACGGTGGTGCCGGAGGCGGAGCTGCCGGCCGAGCTGGAGCGCTGGTCGCCGCGGGAGGTGGTGGTCCCCGAGCGGACGGCGGTGGAGGAGCTTCCCCGGCTGGAGGCGCGCGTGAGCACCGCCCCCCGCTGGACCTTCGAGCCCTCCGCCGGGGAGCAGGCCCTGCGGCAGCACTTCGGGGTCGCGAGCCTCAGGGGCTACGGGCTGGACGGGAGCCCGCAGCTCGTGGCGGCCGCGGGGGCTCTGATCCGCTACCTGAGCACCCTGCGCGGCGGCAGCCCGCCGGAGCAGATCGTCTCCTTCAGGCGCTACGACCCCGGTCAGGCGATGCTGCTGGACGCCGCCACCCGGAGGAACCTGGGGCTGGAGGAGCTCATCTCCACCACAGACCGGACCAGAACCCCGATGGGCCAGCGGACCCTGCGGCGCTGGCTGGAGCGGCCGCTGCTCGAGGCCTCCCGCATCAACCAGCGGCTCGAGGCGGTGGACGCCCTCTTCCCGGACTACATGCTGCGGGAGGGGGTGCGCGAGCACCTGGGGAGCATCCCGGACATCGAGCGGATCGCCACCCGGATCGTCCGGCTCTCCGCCTCCCCGGGCGACCTGCTGGCCCTGCGCGGGGCGCTGGAGGCGCTGGGGCCGCTCAGGGAGGCGCTCGGGCCGGCGGCGGAGCGCAGCGAGCTCCTCCGGCGGGCCCTCGCGGCGATGGAGGAGCCGCCGGGGGTCAGGGAGCTTATCGCGGCCGCGATAAGCGAGGAGGAGGGCGAGATCATCCGCCCCGGCTACTCGGAGGAGCTGGACGAGGCCCGCTCCTTCCGCGACGGGGCCCACGAGTGGCTGACCCGCTTCGAGGCCGAGGAGCGCCTGAAGACCGGGCTCAAGACCCTCAAGGTCGGCTACCGGGACGGCGAGGGGTACTTCATCGAGGTGGCGGGCAAAGAGGCTCACCGGGTCCCGCCCCACTACGAGCATCGCAAGGCCCTGAAGCACAACGCCCGCTACGTCACGGTGGAGCTCAAGGAGCACGAATCCAGGATGCTCACCGCTCGCGAGGAGGTCGAGCGGCTGGAGCGCAGGATACTGGGTGAGATCCGGGCGGCCGTCAAAGAGGCGGCGCCGCAGCTGCAGCGTATAGCCCGCGCGGTGGCGGTGGTGGACGTCGTCGCCTCCTTCGCCGCCGCGGCGGCCGAGCTGCGCTACTGCCGTCCGGAGGTGACGGAGGAGCGCGGGATCCGGATCTCCTCCGGGCGCCACCCGGTCGTCGAGCACGCTACCGAGACGCCCTTCGTCCCCAACGACGCCCGGCTCGCCGGCGACGCGCGCCTGCAGATCATCACCGGCCCCAACATGGCCGGCAAGTCCGTCTACCTGCGTCAGGTGGCCCTGATAGTCCTGCTGGCCCAGACGGGCTCCTACGTCCCGGCGGACGAGGCACGGATCGGGGTCGTGGACCGCATCTTCACCCGGGTCGGGGCGGAGGATCGGCTGGCGAGCGGGGAGTCCACGTTCATGGTGGAGATGACGGAGGCCGCGGGGATCCTGAACGGCGCGACGGAGCGCAGCCTCGTGATCCTGGACGAGGTCGGGCGCGGGACCTCGACCTACGACGGGATGAGCCTGGCCTGGGCCATAGCGGAGTATTTGCACGACGACGTCCAGGCCCTCACGCTCTTCGCCACCCACTACCACGAGCTGACACGCCTGGCCGACTCGCTGCCCGGCTGCCGCAACCTGAAGGCGGTGGTGGAGGAGGTGGGAGGGGAGATCGTCTTTCTGCACCGGATAGAGCCCGGCGCCGAATCCTCCTCCTACGGGGTGCACGTGGCCCGGCTGGCCGGGCTGCCGCCACGGGTCACCGACCGGGCGCAGGAGATCCTCTCCCGCCTGGAGGCCGAAGGGGTGAAGGGGTTCGCCGGGTGA
- the mutL gene encoding DNA mismatch repair endonuclease MutL, which produces MRLFPRLLSEEPAGYGGGRVRVLPPDVAHRIAAGEVIERPASAVKELVENSLDAGASRVEVEISSGGVSLIRVRDDGSGMTPEDAGRAVGRHATSKIRSVDDLSRVNTLGFRGEALHAIGAVSSLTLTTRPADGECGWRVRVLAGEPAGSGPTAHPLGTTVEVRDLFLNLPVRRGFLGTARAEGNAVARAVEALALSRPEVGFSLRAEGRPVLSLPPAANLRERVAQVHGLAVAGCLLPVSGPAVRGLVSPVSEGFPTRRYLHVTVNGRVVDPESFAPAVAKAYADLLPKGRHPAAFLRVELDPEEVDVNVHPAKRAVRLRGGRSAYPLVVGAVRAALELGGRRGGGSSPGQAGGGLSLIGQFAGRCIVAQQGDELLLVDQHGAHERVLYERLLYGPAEPPVSLEPPAVVRLPGGPLRDEVWAFESELAAAGFRLEPFGEDAVRVLAAPSGVGEVAAGFLGALEALAGGEDYLKALACRGADRFGEELDRARMARLLEDWASTRFPEVCPHGRPIVRRIALGELLRGFGRA; this is translated from the coding sequence GTGAGGCTCTTCCCGCGCCTTCTCTCCGAGGAGCCTGCGGGCTACGGGGGAGGTCGGGTGCGGGTCCTCCCCCCGGACGTAGCGCACAGGATCGCCGCCGGCGAGGTGATAGAACGCCCGGCCTCGGCGGTGAAGGAGCTGGTGGAGAACTCTCTGGACGCCGGTGCTTCGCGCGTCGAAGTGGAGATCTCCAGCGGTGGCGTCTCCCTGATCCGGGTACGCGACGACGGGTCGGGCATGACCCCGGAGGACGCCGGACGCGCGGTCGGGCGGCACGCGACGAGCAAGATCCGCTCGGTGGACGACCTCTCCCGGGTGAACACGCTGGGCTTCCGGGGGGAGGCGCTGCACGCGATCGGTGCGGTCTCTTCCCTCACGCTCACCACCCGCCCGGCGGACGGGGAGTGCGGCTGGCGCGTGAGGGTCCTGGCCGGCGAGCCGGCGGGCTCCGGGCCCACCGCGCACCCGCTGGGCACCACGGTGGAGGTGCGCGACCTGTTCCTGAACCTGCCGGTGCGGCGGGGGTTTCTGGGCACGGCGCGGGCGGAGGGGAACGCGGTGGCCCGCGCCGTCGAGGCGCTGGCGCTCAGCCGCCCGGAGGTGGGCTTCTCCCTGCGCGCGGAAGGACGCCCGGTGCTCTCGCTGCCGCCCGCTGCGAACCTGCGGGAGCGCGTAGCCCAGGTGCACGGGCTGGCCGTGGCGGGATGCCTGCTGCCGGTCTCGGGACCGGCGGTGCGGGGGCTGGTGAGCCCGGTCTCGGAGGGCTTCCCGACGCGGCGCTACCTGCACGTGACGGTGAACGGCCGGGTGGTGGACCCGGAGTCCTTCGCCCCGGCGGTCGCCAAGGCCTACGCCGACCTGCTTCCGAAGGGCCGCCATCCGGCCGCGTTTCTCCGGGTGGAGCTGGATCCGGAGGAGGTGGACGTGAACGTGCACCCGGCCAAGCGGGCGGTGCGGCTCAGGGGCGGGAGATCTGCCTACCCCCTGGTGGTCGGCGCCGTACGCGCCGCGCTGGAGCTCGGCGGGCGAAGGGGCGGAGGATCCTCCCCGGGGCAGGCGGGCGGCGGGCTCTCGCTCATCGGACAGTTCGCCGGGCGCTGCATCGTGGCCCAGCAGGGAGACGAGCTGCTCCTCGTCGACCAGCACGGGGCCCACGAGCGTGTCCTGTACGAGCGGCTGCTCTACGGGCCAGCGGAGCCACCCGTGTCCCTGGAGCCCCCGGCGGTGGTCCGGCTGCCGGGAGGGCCCCTGCGGGACGAGGTGTGGGCTTTCGAGAGCGAACTTGCTGCGGCGGGCTTCCGGCTGGAGCCCTTCGGCGAGGACGCGGTGAGGGTGCTCGCCGCGCCGTCCGGGGTGGGGGAGGTCGCCGCGGGGTTTCTGGGCGCCCTGGAGGCCCTGGCCGGCGGCGAGGACTACCTGAAGGCGCTCGCCTGCCGGGGAGCCGACCGCTTCGGCGAAGAGCTCGACCGCGCCAGGATGGCCCGGCTTTTGGAGGACTGGGCGTCCACCCGGTTCCCGGAGGTTTGCCCGCATGGACGCCCCATCGTCCGGCGCATCGCCCTCGGAGAACTGCTGCGCGGTTTCGGGAGGGCTTAG